One genomic window of Lates calcarifer isolate ASB-BC8 unplaced genomic scaffold, TLL_Latcal_v3 _unitig_846_quiver_2292, whole genome shotgun sequence includes the following:
- the LOC108880124 gene encoding deoxynucleoside triphosphate triphosphohydrolase SAMHD1 → MFDHLVDDNGLKPVMKQHGLVLPEDLDFIKEQIAGPQDTKAAQGQKWQYKGRPEDKSFLYEIVANKRNGIDVDKWDYFARDCYHLGIQNNFDYRRFLKFARVCEVDGQKHICTRDKEVGNLYDMFHTRNCLHRRAYQHKVGNIIETMITEAFLKADPHIQIEGSGGKIFTLSTAIDDMEAYSKLTDHVFEQILHSSSVELAEARQILRNIICRRLYKCLGQTQAEKPLHATQEMIHNWEAELAQTIPQSGAYDVNLKPEDFVVNVIVMDYGMKEKNPVNNVRFYCKDDPTTAIQIRKNQVSKLLPEQFAEELIRVYCKKTDDKSMDAAKKHFVQWCMNKNFSKPQDGDIIAPELTPLKASWSNKNEGRGRRRWRP, encoded by the exons ATGTTTGACCACCTGGTTGATGACAATGGCTTGAAGCCGGTGATGAAGCAGCACGGCCTGGTGCTGCCTGAGGACCTGGACTTCATTAAGGAGCAGATTGCTGGACCACAGGACACTAAAGCAGCTCAAGGCCAGAAG TGGCAGTACAAAGGCCGTCCAGAAGACAAGTCCTTCCTCTACGAAATCGTGGCTAACAAGAGAAATGGCATTGATGTGGATAAGTGGGATTACTTTGCCAG GGACTGCTACCACCTGGGCATCCAGAATAACTTCGATTATCGCCGCTTCCTGAAGTTTGCCAGGGTGTGTGAGGTGGACGGGCAGAAACACATCTGTACTCGGGACAAG GAGGTGGGCAACCTGTACGACATGTTCCACACAAGGAACTGTCTCCACAGAAGAGCCTATCAGCACAAAGTGGGAAACATCATAGAGACCAT GATCACAGAGGCCTTTTTAAAAGCAGATCCGCACATCCAGATTGAAGGCTCAGGAGGGAAGATCTTCACTCTCTCTACAGCCATAGATGACATGGAGGCCTACAGCAAGTTGACAG ATCATGTGTTTGAACAAATCCTCCACTCGTCCTCCGTGGAGCTGGCTGAAGCGAGGCAGATTCTGCGCAACATCATCTGTCGACGCCTCTACAAGTGTCTGGGCCAAACCCAGGCAGAGAAACCCCTGCATGCcactcag GAGATGATTCACAACTGGGAAGCAGAATTGGCTCAGACCATCCCTCAGAGTGGCGCCTATGACGTCAATCTGAAGCCAGAGGACTTTGTAGTTAAT GTCATTGTTATGGACTATGGGATGAAGGAGAAGAACCCTGTCAACAATGTGCGTTTCTATTGCAAGGACGACCCAACTACAGCCATCCAGATTCGCAAGAACCAG GTGTCAAAACTTCTTCCAGAACAATTTGCTGAGGAGCTGATCAGGGTCTACTGTAAGAAGACGGATGATAAGAGTATGGATGCTGCCAAGAAGCACTTTGTCCAGTGGTGCATGAACAAGAACTTCTCAAAACCTCAG GATGGAGACATAATTGCACCTGAGCTGACCCCTCTGAAAGCCAGctggtcaaacaaaaatgaaggcCGAGGACGGCGAAGATGGCGGCCCTAG